A genomic window from Flavobacterium phycosphaerae includes:
- the uvrA gene encoding excinuclease ABC subunit UvrA has product MKSTDIATLEPKKNILIKGAQIHNLKNLDVVIPRNELVVITGLSGSGKSSLAFDTLYAEGQRRYVESLSSYARQFLGRLDKPKVEYIKGIAPAIAIEQKVNTTNARSTVGTSTEIYDYLKLLFARIGKTFSPVSGNEVKKDTVSDVVKTVTTFALDSKWLLLSPIHLEEGRKLEDKLKVLLQQGFARILVNNEMVRLDEIDQHSLDNKDILLIIDRIVVKDEEDFYNRLADAVQTAFFEGKGVCYLQELDSKKRLKFSANFELDGITFLEPNIHLFSFNNPYGACPTCEGYGNIIGIDDELVIPNTALSVYENAIYPWRGESMSWYRDQLVNNAYKFDFPIHKPYFELTEAQKDLVWKGNKFFTGLDDFFQELEEKNYKIQNRVMLSRYRGKTKCTTCKGKRLRKEANYITVGGKTISELVDLSIKRLIPFFNELNLSEYDAKVAKRLLIEINNRLAFLSDVGLDYLTLNRNSATLSGGESQRINLATSLGSSLVGSMYILDEPSIGLHPKDTERLIKVLKNLRDLGNTVIVVEHDEDIMKAADRIIDIGPEAGTFGGELVAEGTFDEILKSDSLTAQYLNGQLAISIPKKRRKSNNFIEIKGARENNLQNVDVAFPLESLTVITGVSGSGKSTLVKKILFPAMQKKLEGIGDKAGQFTEMKGSFSHIKHIEYVDQNPIGRSSRSNPVTYIKAYDDIRDLYAKEKLSKLRGYQAKHFSFNVDGGRCETCKGEGSINVEMVFMADVSLPCDTCGGKRFKKEVLEVAFEGKNIDDILTMTIDDAIAFFAENKQTKITQKLQPLQDVGLGYVQLGQSSSTLSGGEAQRIKLASFLVKGVTKEKALFVFDEPTTGLHFHDIKKLLASFDALLEKGHSIIVIEHNLDLIKCADWIIDLGPEGGENGGQLLAVGTPEEIIKNKKSVTGFYLKDKL; this is encoded by the coding sequence ATGAAAAGTACTGATATTGCCACATTAGAACCTAAAAAAAACATCCTCATCAAGGGGGCTCAAATACACAATCTAAAAAATTTGGATGTTGTTATTCCGCGAAATGAATTGGTGGTTATCACCGGTCTTTCGGGATCCGGAAAATCAAGTTTGGCCTTTGATACGCTTTATGCAGAAGGACAACGTCGTTATGTAGAGAGTTTATCTTCTTATGCGCGTCAGTTTTTAGGAAGGTTGGACAAACCCAAAGTAGAATACATCAAAGGCATTGCTCCGGCCATTGCCATTGAGCAGAAAGTGAATACCACCAATGCCCGTTCAACCGTTGGAACCTCTACCGAAATTTATGATTACTTAAAACTGCTTTTTGCCCGAATCGGGAAAACTTTTTCTCCGGTATCCGGCAATGAAGTAAAAAAAGATACCGTTTCCGATGTAGTTAAAACCGTTACAACTTTTGCATTAGACAGCAAATGGTTACTCCTTTCTCCTATTCATTTAGAAGAAGGTCGAAAACTGGAAGACAAGCTTAAAGTGCTTTTACAACAAGGTTTTGCGCGTATTTTGGTCAACAACGAAATGGTCCGTTTGGATGAAATCGACCAACACTCGTTAGATAACAAAGACATTTTACTAATCATCGACCGTATCGTTGTTAAGGACGAAGAAGATTTTTACAATCGATTGGCTGATGCCGTGCAAACCGCTTTCTTTGAAGGTAAAGGTGTTTGCTATTTACAGGAATTAGATAGTAAGAAGCGATTAAAATTCAGTGCCAATTTTGAACTGGACGGCATTACTTTTTTAGAACCTAATATTCACCTGTTCAGTTTCAACAATCCTTATGGTGCTTGCCCAACTTGTGAAGGGTATGGCAATATTATTGGTATTGATGATGAATTAGTAATTCCTAATACAGCGCTTTCCGTGTATGAAAATGCTATTTATCCTTGGCGTGGCGAAAGCATGAGTTGGTACCGCGACCAGTTGGTAAACAATGCCTATAAATTTGATTTCCCCATTCACAAACCATACTTTGAACTAACAGAAGCACAAAAAGACTTGGTTTGGAAAGGCAACAAATTCTTTACCGGCTTAGACGATTTCTTTCAGGAACTAGAGGAGAAAAACTATAAAATTCAGAATCGCGTGATGTTATCGCGTTATCGTGGTAAAACCAAATGCACCACTTGTAAAGGCAAGCGTTTGCGCAAAGAGGCGAATTATATCACCGTTGGAGGCAAAACTATTTCCGAATTGGTAGACCTGTCTATCAAAAGATTGATTCCGTTTTTCAATGAATTAAATTTATCGGAGTATGATGCTAAAGTGGCTAAGCGTCTTTTGATTGAAATCAACAACCGCCTGGCTTTCTTGAGTGATGTAGGTTTGGATTATCTGACATTGAATCGAAACTCAGCCACTCTTTCCGGAGGAGAATCACAGCGAATTAACTTAGCAACTTCTTTGGGAAGCAGTTTGGTAGGTTCGATGTATATTTTAGACGAACCCAGTATTGGTTTACACCCAAAAGATACCGAGCGTTTGATTAAGGTTTTGAAAAATCTACGCGATTTAGGGAACACCGTCATTGTGGTTGAGCATGATGAAGATATTATGAAAGCTGCAGACAGAATTATTGATATAGGTCCGGAAGCCGGAACGTTTGGAGGAGAATTGGTAGCCGAAGGAACCTTTGATGAAATCCTGAAATCGGATTCTTTAACGGCTCAATATTTGAACGGACAATTAGCAATTTCGATTCCGAAGAAAAGACGTAAATCAAACAATTTTATTGAAATAAAAGGAGCCCGCGAAAACAATTTGCAAAATGTAGATGTGGCTTTCCCTTTAGAAAGCTTGACCGTTATTACCGGAGTTTCCGGCAGTGGAAAAAGTACTTTGGTAAAGAAAATTTTATTCCCGGCCATGCAGAAAAAATTGGAAGGTATAGGAGACAAAGCCGGACAGTTTACTGAAATGAAAGGAAGTTTTTCGCATATCAAGCACATTGAATATGTAGATCAAAACCCTATTGGAAGAAGTTCACGTTCCAATCCGGTGACCTATATTAAAGCGTATGATGATATCCGGGATTTATATGCCAAAGAAAAATTGTCTAAACTTCGTGGTTACCAGGCCAAGCATTTCTCTTTTAATGTGGATGGAGGTCGATGTGAAACTTGTAAAGGAGAAGGTTCGATAAACGTAGAGATGGTTTTCATGGCCGATGTTTCCTTACCTTGTGATACTTGTGGCGGAAAACGTTTTAAGAAAGAAGTCTTAGAGGTGGCCTTTGAAGGCAAAAACATTGATGATATCCTAACGATGACCATTGATGATGCCATTGCTTTTTTTGCCGAAAACAAACAAACCAAAATCACACAAAAACTGCAACCTTTACAGGATGTTGGTTTGGGCTATGTACAATTAGGACAATCCTCTTCTACCCTTTCGGGTGGTGAAGCACAGCGAATCAAATTGGCTTCCTTTTTAGTAAAAGGAGTTACCAAAGAAAAAGCACTATTTGTTTTTGACGAACCTACAACCGGCTTACATTTTCATGACATTAAAAAATTATTGGCTTCCTTTGATGCCTTACTTGAAAAAGGACATTCTATTATTGTTATTGAACATAATTTAGATTTAATCAAATGTGCCGACTGGATTATTGATTTGGGTCCGGAAGGTGGTGAAAATGGTGGACAGTTACTGGCTGTAGGAACTCCGGAAGAAATTATAAAAAATAAAAAATCAGTTACCGGTTTTTATTTGAAAGATAAACTGTAA
- a CDS encoding glycoside hydrolase family 97 protein codes for MKKLSLLGLLFFTIAIYAQNVQSPSKAINVAFKLTADGKPTYAVTYKTKSVIFESSLGIKLKESGDLVANFAIDSIKQITANETWQPVLGEQSNIKNSYNEMTINLSQIASGRKLNIVFRVFDEGVAFRYEFPKQPKLNYFIVTDEVSQFNLAGNHKAFWFPGDFDSQEYPYTETKLSEVNTDNIDRNNGIGLKSIAGKYVIQSPLMMKSADGLYINIFEAAVVNYPVMHLDLVPNEYKLTSHLVPNAIGDKAYLQTPCVSPWRTIMISNDARDIVGSKMILNLNEPCKLEDTSWIKPMKYVGIWWEMHLGKSTWDYAGSQNAQNAADGKLKPSGRHGATTENTKRYIDFAAKNGFDGVLVEGWNVGWEDWFGNWKEEVFDFTTPYPDFDLKAVNDYAKSKGIKMIMHHETSGSVANYERHLDRALELMKKYGYPAAKSGYVGRIIPRGEYHDGQTMVNHFNFVARRFADYKMMVNSHESSRPTGYSRTYPNYIAAEAARGNEFNAWSNGNPPMHETILPFTRLLGGPMDYTPGIFEIKMNIYDATKKEQVHTTLAKQLALYLTMYSPLQMAADLPENYEKYPDAFQFIKDVAVDWQDSKYLEAEPGDYLTVARKDKHSENWFLGAITDENARDTEIKLDFLSPNKKYTATIYADGVDADWQKNPKSYAIKTIQVTSKSKIKLHLANGGGTAISFKPIN; via the coding sequence ATGAAAAAATTATCATTACTGGGGCTGTTGTTTTTTACGATTGCCATTTACGCTCAAAATGTTCAGTCACCTTCCAAAGCCATCAATGTTGCTTTCAAACTTACTGCCGATGGTAAACCAACTTATGCGGTTACTTATAAAACCAAATCCGTTATTTTCGAAAGTAGCTTGGGTATTAAACTAAAAGAAAGTGGTGATTTAGTGGCCAATTTTGCTATCGATAGCATCAAACAGATAACTGCCAATGAAACTTGGCAGCCGGTTTTGGGAGAACAATCCAATATCAAAAACAGCTACAACGAAATGACAATTAACCTTTCGCAAATAGCTTCGGGGAGAAAACTGAATATTGTCTTTCGCGTATTTGATGAAGGTGTGGCCTTTCGCTATGAGTTTCCGAAGCAGCCCAAGCTGAATTATTTTATTGTGACCGATGAAGTTTCACAATTCAATTTGGCCGGAAATCACAAAGCATTCTGGTTTCCGGGTGATTTTGACAGTCAGGAATATCCATATACCGAAACCAAATTGTCAGAAGTAAACACTGATAATATTGATAGAAATAATGGTATTGGTTTAAAATCTATCGCCGGAAAATATGTGATACAGTCGCCATTAATGATGAAATCAGCGGATGGATTGTATATCAATATTTTTGAAGCGGCAGTGGTGAATTATCCTGTAATGCATTTAGATTTAGTGCCAAACGAATATAAACTGACTTCTCACTTGGTTCCTAATGCGATTGGTGATAAAGCTTATTTGCAAACACCGTGTGTTTCGCCTTGGCGAACGATTATGATAAGCAATGACGCTCGTGATATTGTTGGTTCTAAAATGATTTTGAATTTAAATGAGCCTTGTAAACTTGAAGATACTTCCTGGATTAAACCGATGAAATACGTAGGCATTTGGTGGGAAATGCATTTAGGTAAATCAACTTGGGATTATGCCGGTTCGCAAAATGCACAAAATGCTGCCGACGGAAAATTAAAGCCTTCAGGAAGACACGGAGCAACGACTGAAAACACTAAGCGTTATATTGACTTTGCAGCCAAAAACGGTTTTGATGGTGTTTTGGTAGAAGGCTGGAATGTAGGCTGGGAAGATTGGTTTGGCAATTGGAAAGAAGAAGTCTTTGATTTTACTACGCCTTATCCCGATTTTGATTTGAAAGCGGTTAACGACTATGCAAAATCCAAAGGCATAAAAATGATAATGCATCATGAAACTTCAGGTTCTGTAGCTAATTACGAAAGACATTTGGACAGAGCATTGGAATTGATGAAAAAATATGGCTATCCTGCCGCTAAATCGGGGTATGTAGGCCGAATTATACCAAGAGGTGAATACCATGACGGTCAAACAATGGTGAACCATTTTAATTTTGTGGCCCGACGTTTTGCCGATTATAAAATGATGGTGAACTCCCACGAAAGCTCACGCCCAACGGGTTACAGTAGAACATATCCCAATTATATAGCTGCGGAAGCGGCCCGCGGTAATGAGTTTAATGCTTGGAGTAATGGGAATCCGCCAATGCACGAAACGATTTTACCTTTTACCAGATTACTGGGAGGTCCTATGGATTATACTCCGGGGATTTTTGAAATCAAAATGAATATTTATGATGCTACTAAAAAAGAGCAAGTACATACTACTTTGGCAAAACAGTTGGCTTTGTATTTAACAATGTATTCTCCTTTGCAAATGGCTGCTGATTTACCTGAAAATTATGAAAAATACCCCGATGCTTTTCAGTTTATAAAAGACGTAGCGGTTGATTGGCAAGATAGTAAATACCTTGAAGCTGAGCCAGGAGATTATTTAACAGTGGCCCGAAAAGACAAACATTCTGAAAATTGGTTTTTGGGAGCCATTACAGATGAAAATGCCAGAGATACCGAAATTAAATTGGATTTTCTTTCTCCCAACAAAAAATACACAGCCACTATTTATGCTGATGGAGTAGATGCAGATTGGCAAAAAAATCCAAAATCGTATGCTATAAAAACTATACAAGTTACTTCTAAATCAAAAATTAAATTACATTTGGCTAACGGGGGAGGAACTGCCATCAGTTTTAAACCGATCAACTAA
- a CDS encoding RNA polymerase sigma factor has protein sequence MAKSQLPDALLVDKYIAGDENALAILVTRHQSKIYGYIYSKVSDRDVTEDIFQETFFKVIHTLKTKKYYNEEGKFLSWVLRIASNLIIDKFRNDKKMPLNRDTDEISVFSRIKDNALNVETRMIKNQVEIDLKNIIEELPHDQKEVIMMRYYLDMSFKEISDYTGVSVNTTLGRMRYAMTNLRKVIEKNKIYLPS, from the coding sequence ATGGCTAAATCACAACTTCCTGATGCTTTATTAGTGGATAAGTACATTGCCGGCGATGAAAACGCTTTGGCTATACTTGTAACCCGACACCAATCCAAAATTTACGGCTACATCTATTCCAAAGTTTCGGACAGAGATGTGACGGAGGACATTTTCCAGGAAACTTTTTTCAAAGTTATCCATACGCTGAAAACTAAAAAGTACTACAACGAAGAAGGCAAGTTCTTGTCATGGGTTTTACGGATTGCCAGTAATTTGATTATTGACAAATTCAGAAACGACAAAAAAATGCCTTTGAACCGTGATACTGATGAGATATCTGTTTTTTCAAGAATTAAAGACAATGCTTTAAATGTTGAAACCCGTATGATAAAAAATCAGGTGGAAATTGATTTAAAAAACATCATCGAAGAATTGCCTCACGATCAAAAAGAAGTGATTATGATGCGCTATTATTTAGACATGAGTTTTAAAGAAATCTCAGATTATACAGGGGTTAGCGTTAACACTACCTTAGGCAGAATGCGTTATGCCATGACCAATCTCAGAAAAGTAATTGAAAAAAATAAAATTTATTTGCCTTCGTAG
- a CDS encoding serine hydrolase domain-containing protein yields the protein MSQKIIRYTSLLFAAAVLFTSCTKQEKNDDGIVKVNKNGIPVMQPLQEELPALKTSYINDKKYGVSRFFEKGWSEKNDNVAFLVAKNGQIIYENYMGYANKRTDENITKDTPLHIASVTKVLTSTAILMLIDTKRITLDQKVNTIIKNFPYPDVTIQTLLNHRSGMKNYAYFTYENGNWDKKQTLTNEDIVKVMVEKQIPLESRTDTRFSYCNTNYAMLALIIEKITGLKYPEAMKEMIFAPLGMNNTFVFDITKDRGNVAPSYKGNNVEIGIDYLDGVYGDKNIYSTPRDLLKFDKARYAPFFLNSDLLKKVYKGYSYESKGQRNYGLGVRMMEFEKGEPFYYHNGWWHGNTSCFITLRKEKVTIIVLSNKFTKKTYQTKKLASLFGDYPFKLNDEGEE from the coding sequence ATGTCTCAAAAAATTATACGATATACCTCCTTGCTATTTGCCGCTGCTGTACTTTTTACGTCTTGTACCAAACAGGAAAAAAATGACGATGGTATTGTAAAAGTAAATAAAAACGGCATTCCGGTAATGCAGCCTTTGCAGGAAGAATTGCCTGCTTTAAAAACTTCATATATCAATGATAAGAAATATGGAGTGTCGCGTTTCTTTGAAAAAGGGTGGTCTGAAAAAAACGATAACGTAGCTTTTTTGGTTGCCAAAAACGGCCAGATTATTTATGAAAATTACATGGGGTACGCCAATAAAAGAACGGATGAGAACATAACCAAAGATACTCCGTTGCACATTGCTTCAGTGACCAAAGTTTTGACATCAACCGCAATTTTGATGCTAATTGATACTAAGCGAATTACTTTAGATCAAAAGGTAAATACCATTATCAAAAACTTTCCATATCCTGATGTTACTATCCAAACCCTGTTGAATCACAGAAGCGGAATGAAAAATTACGCTTATTTCACCTATGAAAACGGCAATTGGGATAAAAAACAAACACTGACCAACGAAGACATTGTTAAAGTTATGGTAGAGAAACAAATCCCCTTGGAATCAAGAACCGATACCCGCTTCAGCTACTGCAATACCAACTATGCTATGTTGGCATTAATCATCGAAAAAATTACCGGTTTAAAATATCCGGAAGCCATGAAGGAGATGATTTTTGCTCCGCTGGGAATGAACAATACTTTCGTTTTTGATATTACTAAAGACAGAGGAAACGTTGCCCCATCCTATAAAGGGAACAATGTTGAAATTGGTATTGATTATCTGGATGGCGTTTATGGCGATAAAAATATCTACTCCACACCGAGAGATTTGCTGAAATTTGACAAGGCCCGTTATGCACCCTTTTTCCTGAATTCCGACTTATTGAAAAAAGTCTACAAAGGCTATAGCTACGAGAGCAAAGGCCAAAGAAACTACGGACTTGGTGTCAGAATGATGGAATTTGAAAAAGGAGAACCTTTTTACTACCACAACGGTTGGTGGCATGGTAACACTTCTTGTTTTATTACTTTGCGAAAAGAAAAAGTTACGATCATTGTCTTATCCAATAAGTTCACCAAAAAAACCTATCAAACTAAAAAATTAGCGTCCCTTTTTGGCGATTACCCATTCAAATTAAATGATGAAGGCGAAGAATAA
- a CDS encoding NAD(P)-dependent oxidoreductase: protein MKFGIIKERKNPPDRRVVFTPQELLRLQQEHPDAIVKVESSDIRVFKDEEYRDLGIEVAEDISDCDVFFGVKEIPVDYLIPNKKYFFFSHTIKKQAHNRKLLQAILAKNIELFDHETIVDATNRRLIGFGRYAGIVGAYNGFRAFGIKYDLFTLPKAETLTSKEDLIVRLKRQILPNIKIVLTGHGKVGMGAKEILDGMKVKQVAVADFLTKIYTQPVYTQIDVLDYNKRLDGTVLNNQDFYKNPQEYTSDFERFTKVADIFMAGHFHGNGAPDILTREMLQAADCKIKVVADISCDVDGPIACTTKASTIADPFFGYLPSENKEVPYTHPGSVMVMSVDNLPCELPKDASEGFGEMFMQHVIPAFFNGDKDGILQRAKITENGKLTPRFAYLQDYVDEK from the coding sequence ATGAAATTCGGAATTATAAAAGAAAGAAAAAATCCGCCCGACAGAAGAGTGGTTTTTACCCCTCAGGAATTGCTGCGTCTTCAACAAGAACACCCTGATGCTATCGTAAAAGTTGAGTCTTCGGACATTCGTGTTTTTAAAGATGAAGAATACCGTGATTTAGGTATTGAAGTGGCAGAAGATATCTCGGATTGTGATGTTTTTTTTGGTGTTAAAGAAATTCCGGTAGATTATTTGATTCCGAATAAAAAGTATTTTTTCTTTTCGCATACCATCAAAAAACAAGCGCATAACCGCAAACTTTTACAAGCGATTTTAGCCAAAAATATTGAGTTGTTTGACCACGAAACTATAGTTGATGCTACTAACCGTCGATTGATAGGTTTTGGTCGTTATGCCGGAATCGTGGGAGCTTACAATGGCTTCAGAGCTTTCGGAATTAAATACGATTTGTTCACTTTGCCCAAAGCGGAAACACTAACAAGCAAAGAAGATTTAATCGTTAGATTGAAAAGACAAATCCTACCCAATATCAAGATTGTTTTAACGGGTCACGGTAAAGTAGGAATGGGAGCAAAGGAAATTCTTGATGGCATGAAAGTTAAGCAAGTTGCTGTTGCAGATTTTTTGACAAAAATATACACCCAACCGGTTTACACTCAAATTGATGTTTTGGATTATAACAAAAGACTGGATGGTACAGTTTTGAACAACCAAGATTTTTATAAAAATCCACAAGAATACACCTCCGATTTTGAGCGTTTTACTAAAGTAGCGGATATTTTTATGGCCGGCCATTTTCATGGAAACGGCGCACCGGATATCTTAACCCGTGAAATGCTTCAGGCAGCTGATTGTAAAATCAAAGTGGTGGCTGATATTTCTTGCGATGTAGACGGGCCTATTGCCTGTACTACTAAAGCCTCGACTATAGCGGATCCGTTTTTTGGCTATTTACCTAGCGAAAACAAAGAAGTACCTTATACCCATCCGGGTTCTGTAATGGTAATGTCGGTTGATAATTTGCCTTGCGAATTGCCGAAAGATGCCAGCGAAGGATTTGGTGAAATGTTTATGCAACATGTGATTCCGGCTTTCTTCAATGGCGATAAAGATGGTATTCTGCAACGGGCCAAGATAACCGAAAACGGCAAACTCACCCCGCGATTTGCTTATCTTCAGGATTATGTTGATGAAAAATAA
- a CDS encoding M28 family peptidase, with product MKNLLFSFSLLLLTATSFAQEFIPYYGSIVEQCSQTNITTNLTEYQNLGLKKRGTPALQNTLDWLKNKYLSYGYTTSQIQEDSYTYSGSTAVCKNLIVTKIGTLYPDTYLIVCGHYDSTGGTGTNDNGSGLVSILEIARLLQNIPTEYSIKFINFSGEEDGLKGSQHFVSSVVNGTTPKMDIRLVFNLDEVGGVAGMTNDTITCERDTSNSPSTNNLLSSTMTNELMTCVSLYSPLSAYLSYAYASDYMSFQSNNEIITGFFETNETTHKHTNTDLLIYMDTVYNYNVAKAAIGATMHFAKASTSALVNQNFQSDYQVSFYPSPAKDTLNINIGTITDSAYTFSLIDAQGKEVLHKQIENAHLIESIPLQGLAGGMYLAILQTNTKKITKKIIVE from the coding sequence ATGAAAAACCTACTATTTTCATTTTCTTTATTACTGCTAACGGCAACGAGTTTTGCCCAAGAGTTTATTCCTTATTATGGCAGTATAGTTGAACAATGTTCACAAACCAACATCACTACAAATTTAACCGAATACCAAAATTTAGGTTTAAAAAAGCGTGGCACACCTGCTTTGCAAAACACACTCGATTGGTTAAAAAATAAATACTTGAGCTATGGTTATACAACGAGTCAAATTCAGGAAGACTCCTATACTTATTCCGGTTCTACCGCTGTTTGTAAAAATTTGATTGTTACCAAAATTGGAACACTATATCCGGATACTTATTTGATTGTTTGTGGTCACTATGACTCTACCGGGGGCACAGGAACCAATGATAATGGTAGCGGTTTGGTTTCTATACTGGAAATCGCTCGATTATTGCAAAATATACCAACCGAGTATTCTATAAAATTCATCAATTTTAGTGGAGAGGAAGACGGTTTAAAAGGAAGTCAGCATTTTGTTTCCTCTGTTGTAAACGGAACTACTCCAAAAATGGATATCCGTTTGGTCTTTAATTTGGATGAAGTGGGTGGCGTAGCGGGCATGACAAATGATACCATCACTTGTGAAAGAGACACCAGTAATTCTCCTTCAACCAACAATTTGCTATCCAGCACTATGACTAATGAGTTAATGACTTGTGTTTCCTTATATTCTCCTTTGAGCGCTTATTTATCTTATGCTTATGCTTCGGATTATATGTCTTTTCAAAGCAATAACGAAATCATCACCGGTTTTTTTGAAACCAATGAAACGACACACAAGCACACCAATACCGATTTACTTATTTATATGGATACCGTATACAATTATAATGTGGCTAAAGCTGCTATTGGTGCCACGATGCATTTTGCCAAAGCCAGTACTTCGGCTTTAGTAAATCAAAATTTTCAGAGTGATTATCAAGTGAGTTTTTATCCCAGTCCGGCCAAAGATACTTTGAATATTAACATCGGAACTATAACTGATTCAGCTTACACTTTTTCACTGATTGATGCACAAGGGAAAGAAGTTTTGCATAAACAAATTGAAAATGCTCATTTAATAGAATCCATTCCATTACAAGGTTTGGCTGGCGGAATGTACTTAGCCATTTTGCAGACAAATACTAAGAAAATCACCAAGAAAATTATTGTAGAATAA
- a CDS encoding MFS transporter, producing the protein MSSNHVKTNYPALYTLITVFFFWGFIAAGNSIFIPFCKSYFSLDQFQSQLVDFAFYTAYYIGALLLFAFGNSSGKDVVGKWGYKRSIVYGLLFSALGAGAMIVAVEANVYAGMLLGLFIVALGFSLQQTAAQPFAILLGDPKTGASRVNLGGGINSFGTTIGPIVVALALFGTAASVSEDQIKNLELNKVIFLYVGVGLLFLAAAALFFFSKKVPDGKANEPIEKANKALRMLVIMTILLAACFVPIFKTYQIDTAAYDQVQMEGLEQYRMYWLFGALAVVVGGLLLSYASAQKKAEGWGAMQYPQLVLGMLAIFTYVGVEVAIGSNLGSLLNLKEFGSLQSSDIAPYISMYWGSLMIGRWAGAISVFNLKGTNKTIALIIIPLIAFGIILGVNILSGKDMKPLYYYVFCVLLQIGAFFLSKDKPARTLMIFGSFGMLAMLIGLFSSGTVAIYAFLAGGLACSIMWPAIFTLSVLGLGKYTSQGSAFLIMMILGGGIIPPIQGKLSDIIGIHQSYFVAVICFAYLTLFAVLVKGILKKQNIDVDDIEVEGSH; encoded by the coding sequence ATGAGTTCAAATCATGTAAAAACCAACTACCCCGCGCTGTATACTTTGATTACAGTATTTTTCTTTTGGGGTTTCATTGCTGCCGGAAACAGTATTTTTATTCCTTTTTGTAAAAGTTATTTTTCGTTAGATCAGTTTCAATCACAGTTAGTCGATTTTGCTTTTTATACAGCCTATTACATAGGAGCACTTTTGTTATTTGCTTTTGGCAATAGTAGTGGTAAAGATGTAGTGGGTAAATGGGGTTACAAACGAAGTATTGTTTATGGTTTGTTGTTTTCAGCCTTAGGTGCCGGAGCCATGATTGTAGCTGTTGAAGCGAATGTTTATGCCGGAATGTTGCTAGGATTGTTCATTGTAGCTTTAGGCTTTTCATTGCAACAAACCGCTGCACAGCCATTTGCTATTTTATTAGGAGACCCAAAAACAGGAGCAAGCCGAGTAAATTTAGGTGGTGGAATCAATTCCTTTGGAACTACTATTGGCCCTATTGTAGTGGCTTTGGCTTTATTTGGCACAGCCGCTTCGGTATCGGAAGATCAGATAAAAAACTTAGAATTAAACAAAGTTATTTTCTTGTATGTTGGCGTTGGACTGTTGTTTTTGGCAGCAGCTGCATTATTCTTTTTTTCTAAAAAAGTGCCTGACGGTAAAGCGAATGAACCTATTGAAAAAGCAAACAAAGCCTTGAGAATGTTGGTAATTATGACCATTTTATTGGCTGCTTGTTTTGTGCCGATTTTTAAAACCTACCAAATCGATACTGCGGCTTATGATCAAGTACAAATGGAAGGCTTGGAACAATACCGAATGTATTGGTTATTCGGTGCCTTAGCCGTTGTGGTTGGAGGATTATTATTGTCATATGCTTCTGCACAAAAGAAAGCGGAAGGTTGGGGTGCCATGCAATATCCGCAGTTGGTTTTAGGGATGTTAGCCATTTTTACTTATGTTGGTGTAGAAGTAGCCATTGGAAGTAATTTAGGAAGTTTATTGAACCTTAAAGAATTCGGTAGTCTGCAATCATCAGATATTGCCCCTTATATTTCCATGTATTGGGGAAGTTTAATGATTGGTCGTTGGGCCGGTGCCATTAGTGTTTTTAATTTAAAAGGAACTAATAAAACCATAGCCTTGATTATTATCCCGTTAATTGCCTTCGGAATTATATTGGGAGTGAACATACTTTCCGGAAAAGACATGAAGCCTTTGTATTATTATGTTTTCTGTGTGTTACTTCAAATTGGCGCTTTCTTTTTAAGTAAAGATAAACCGGCAAGAACCTTAATGATTTTTGGTAGTTTTGGAATGTTAGCTATGCTTATCGGGTTATTTTCATCGGGAACAGTTGCTATTTATGCATTCTTGGCAGGAGGATTGGCTTGTAGTATCATGTGGCCGGCTATTTTTACTTTATCGGTACTTGGTTTAGGAAAATATACTTCACAAGGTTCAGCTTTTTTAATTATGATGATTCTGGGTGGTGGTATTATTCCGCCAATTCAAGGAAAATTATCAGATATCATTGGCATTCACCAATCTTATTTTGTAGCGGTTATTTGTTTTGCTTACCTGACTTTATTTGCTGTGTTGGTAAAAGGTATTTTGAAAAAACAAAACATCGATGTGGATGATATAGAAGTAGAAGGAAGTCACTAA